Below is a window of Malania oleifera isolate guangnan ecotype guangnan chromosome 1, ASM2987363v1, whole genome shotgun sequence DNA.
atttattaggATCTTATTGTGTGATTTTTTGGTGCATTTGGTTGGGAAGAAATTACAAGATTTTCAATTATGATTTCCTACCCTTCCATCCACTATGGGAGAGTGGTGTTCACAAGAGGCTGGTTATGGCCTTCATTTAATAAGGCTCCTTCCCATCTATCTAGAGCGGGAAGAGAGGAGAGGCTCTTACAGAAGCCCTGCTTGCCCTTCTCTACTTTGTGGGATCCCCCATATTGTGGATTTCAGGCTTCCTGGACTTGAGACAGATGGCTAGGAACTATACGAGGGTCAGTTTCTGCCACTGCAGGTCCTTTTTCTTCCACTGAGACGGCCCTCCTCTTTTTGTTTGTTTGCTCACCTCGGCAAGAAATCATGAAGAAGCTGGAATAACTCAGAAAGAGAGTGGCACCTAGCCGTTGAGAGCATCTGTTGTCTTGGTAGAGGAACAGTGCACCCTTTTCACTTCGGTCTTCGGCTGCAAGCACCTTTATTGGAACTTCTATAGCTCACATACAATGCAATGGGAAAGCTTTGcctgtttgattgaatattttattttattttgttcctTCTAATTTTACGGACCTCTTGTCCTCCTTTTCTTGTATTCTTCTTTTTTTGCTTAATGAAATATTCTTTTACAAAATGACATGACAATGCAATAATGCATATAAaagcatatttcatttcattgacCAGTCAACTGTCCTTAAGAATCTCCCAAAATCTAAAACCAAAAAGCAGCAGGAGCAAGAAGCAGAGGAGAAATATAGGATGGTTGAGACATGAATAGCCATCTCTCATAGCAAGCACACCCACACTCACCCAAAACACCTAAacgttttattaaaaaaaaaaaaaaagacacccCCACCTTACCAATAAAAAGGAGGAGCCCGGTGCATGAGGCTCACTAATTTGGTGTCTATGGAGGTTAGTTTGATCACTTTGATGCATACAAACCTCCATGGCCCACATGTGGGGGCTGTTTTGGTGAAGTAAAAAGATTGCTATTAGCAATTTACAGATCTTCTTGGGCTGAGCGCTAATAGCAATGAGTTTTTTAGAACCATTTCCCACATCTACATTTACCTTAACACACTCATATGCAAAACAGACTCAATAAATTAATTGGCCTCAAGCAATCACTTATGAGGCACAATTAGTTAATTCCCATCTTCCAAATTTTAAATTACGATTACGAAAGGCAGCACATTTTCCGAATATCATTTGCATATTTTAAACTTCAATCATAGTATTTTGTCAAGTGTCAACAAAATTAGCTTGAATTATATATAGtttctttttatgaaaaaaaaaacaactttaaaaaaaataaacatatattcAAAATTCTGTTTTACAAACAAACTATTagagagttttggttaaagaaaCTCGCAACTCGAGCAGCATAATAAATATTTTGGACATCAAGACAAACTACTTGCTTGTGTTCTCACAGATTAAGGACCAAAAACTGACCATTTATTGCTTCTTTAAATTAAAAAACCCAATTCCTTTCAACACAGAAAAGAGAAAGAAGCTTTGTTCCCACATGCCAACAGAAAATACGTAGTTTAATTGCTGTCTCATGGTCCTCATAAAGAgggggaaaaaagaaagaaactgaAAACAGTAAGCACCTTCCTGCAGCGCATCACAAACTTCTTCTGTAGTAACATTAAGAGCTCGTAGAAGAATTGATAGATTCTGCGCCTTTTTTGAATCAATAATCTGTATATAGGGGACCAAAGCATCTTGGGTCGAAGAATCTTTCTTGCGCTCACTTTTGCCTTTATCAGGAGGGGCATACCCAAAGAGGGCTTCTATCATCTCCTCATTGAACCTACAAAATATGACAATTTTTTCAGTGTACTTGGAATCTactaaaatttaattattcatGGGCATTGAGCAATATCAAGGAAAAAAGCAGACAAAAAGATCTGAGAGCTTACTGGAATGACCCTGATTTAATCTGATGCCAAACCATTGAATGATCGGGATTGGCCAGAACTTTATCCCAGAAGAACGGCTTTAACTTTGTTTTAGGAGCACCAGTTTCACTGGAAGCAGCATTTGATGCATGATTAGATCCAAGCGATGATGGTGGAGGTACCTTTGAACCCATGGCCATTGCTTGTGGAGGCCTAGGTGGAGGGAGAGCACCCTTTGGAGGTGGAGGTGGCCGAGGACCAGGCTTGGAGGCATGAGATattggtggtggtggtggaggtggGCCAGAAGGAGAAGCCCCACCACCAAAAGGTGGTTTTGGAAAGGGAGGTGGTTCAGGTGGAGGATGTGACGGGGGAAGAGGAGGACCTGCCCTTCCAGGAGGAAGCTTAAGAGAAGAAGATGGCTCAGGAGGCCCAACATCCGACCTGCCAGGGGGAGGCTTAAGAGGAGGCAGTACCTCTGCATTAAGATAGCCGGAAATGTCAGATGATTCTGCTGAGAATTTGGCCACTCCTCCAATGGCTCCTACCGATGGAGTTTCAGCTAGTGAACCATTAACAAAATTAGACTCAACATACAAACTGCTATCAGAAGAAAGCGGCCTTTTGTTATGGTCCAAATGTGTGCTAAATGATTGGTTATCAAACTTCTCCTTGCCAATTGtatttgaaaaaggaaaagactTGTGAGAAGAACCtgaaagatcaaatttcaaaataaaaatcagaACTGCATCTTGCAATTGAATATCAGAGTAATAAGATGAAAAAAATTAGGTAAATACCAACAGAGAATTCACTTAAGCTTAAGCTAAGTAAGGGTCTCTCATCGTTTCGACGAACTCCAGAGCCATTTCTACACTTTTGACAGCATAAAAAGAGCAGTGCAGCAAAAACGAATGTCCCTGCTGCAGTAATAACAACAGCAATAACAACTGATTTGTGGTTACTGCTTTGCTTATTTGACTGTACATTTGATCCAGAATCTGGAGATGAAGAGTTTTCTCCATCTGAAGGTTGCAAACTCGAATCATTGAAACTTGGTGGAAAAAATGATGCAGATGGAGGCCTGGCAGGGTTGTCTGAGGGAGCCTCAGAGCTGGAAGGTGCTGTATTTGACATAGGTGACTCAATTTTAGGGGCTGGGGAAGGTGCTTCCGCTATGCTTTGCTGCAATTCCCTACCCAGACTTTGTCTAGAAGCAACAGGCACATCAGACCTTCCCAATAGGAACCTAAAATACTTGGTGTACCATTTCTCAAAGCTATCCTCTTCTCCAGAAATATAATGAAGATTTTTCCTCAAACAATCAAAATGAATTTGTCTCATCTGGGGTTGCAGAACATTTATAGCTTTTTGTATGTTTTCTTTTGACAATGATTGACCTCTTCTAAGGATTTCATTGGAGCTACTGGAAGTTTCATCTGGGACAAAGACGTCAATATCCTCAACAGCAATATCCATATGAGTCAAATCATATCCACAATTGACCCGTAGTAGCTCTGCCTGCAGTCAACAAAGGTtcattaaaatttgaaattgtgCTTATGCATTCTAATATACCAAGACAATAAATAAGGTCTCCATGTTCATTAACATATAATCGTAGGTCTTACGCTGGTTACCCAACACAATCTCCTTTTTTGGGCTTGGAAACAAATGCAAATAAAGAGTAAGCACACACGGACaagttttcaaaaaataacaGTAACATGCCAAGATTGCACCTCAAAGGTAGACTTCAGCTAAGCCTCAACTCAAAAGACTCACAAATAATTGCTATACAAACATGAATGACAAATAAGGAAGCAATATGTTTCAGTACAGCTAAGTTAGACTTCAGTGGAACCTGAGGCAAATGATACATTAATAATTGCTATAATAACATGAATAACAACAAGGagtatattaaaataattaaatataattaagtATATTCTATGGTAATACCACATTTTCATTAATTAATATTGGCATGCAAGGGGATGTACGCATGCACATCATATGCATGCAATCACGTGTATGTGAAACCTTGGAACATGGGTAGAAGGAGGATTATCAGTGAGAAAAATTCATGAAAGCATATGGGGAAGGGGAAAAGGCACAAAAGAACACAACTACTGTTGATGtttgttcaacttgaacacgcgcagcggaagcacacaatcaagcACGAATCAATCAACAATCACTAATtcaatcactcgatgatgaaatatactcaagaagcaatcaaacaataataagtagaatcaaaaacacaactagaacacacaagGTTTACGTGGTTTGGaaatagcctacgtccacgggagcagcacttgggttttcactatgatcaatgaaGCTTACAAGCTTAATCCCATTTaaggttacataatgatgtttatataacaatttaatgcgtacagaagtgttctagtataactaaactacatctgtagcaatcccctagaggaaaatcctccaaataaatccaatctacaagcccccgaTTTGAATTTACGTAATCTACGCCGACGAATACCGTCGATAGTTTGGAGCAGAAGAAAACACCTTGCTTTGGTCCCTTTGTCCCTCGCGTCACATAGCTTTCTCTGGTACATGTGATCCGctctaaatatgagccacatccccaacaatctccaccttggcgaatattcaacaccttgaaaatctgaaagcataaccaCTGCTCCACCCGAGCCTATAGATTTGGGACTCGCCTCCACTCTAATACctggagacgtaaaccaagtccaagccacaCTTGAACTTGACCGTGGTAACAGGAACTTCACTTAACTGAACACTTAACTCCTTGAACGATCCTTCGAACCACAATACTACCTTGGCAGCCTCTGCCTCTGCCAAGAACTCTAATCTAGTTGTAACCAGTGCACCCTGGGACTGTACCCCGGGCTTCCAACAATTAGGTCTTCCCACAACGTACCCCGTTGCAAGCCTTCTATCATCCAAGCCCCCTGTGTAGTCTCCATCTGCGAACCTCACAACTAACGAAACCTTCTGTTGTCCGCCAAAGTACCCAACTGCACTggcataggaaacctttgacacaaCCTGAACATCACCATTCGTCTTTGGGTACTGAGCGCTAGACTATTTGCTTGGATTCGCCAATGGTGTACCGGTAACTGGTTTAACACAAACCATGCTAACCCTCACCAACACCTGAACCCCAAAACcatcctgagataaccacaatctccatgtagttttgttCACacagccaccctgagataatacGAATCTCACCCCAGCTACGACTACAAAGTCACCTTGAGACAATCTCAATCTCCCTGTAACTCTAACCTtacgaatctccaacccaagaacactCTTAGCAGTactcaaaaccttcatgtcaacttccatTCTCAACAGAGTCCCCACTAATTTACCTCAGTCAGAACCTTTCCAGAAATCGGaatgtcactcacataaaacaaaCTTCCCATATAAATTACCAAAGATTTTATATCAAAATCTGAGACAAAACTCATACTTTCCCATCCaacaagagaaagaagaaagaaaatgacGAGAAGAGGGGGTGTGGAATAAAAATGACGAACATCTAATATCCATTGAACTTTCTACATATCACAAGTTAAGAAGAAATATTAAATAGAACCACCTCTCCATATTATCTttccaaacccccccccccctccccaccaCCCTGTGGGactctaatatatat
It encodes the following:
- the LOC131145068 gene encoding formin-like protein 5 — protein: MSIDEMRSVTCVRKAIPGTNGCQRIGLFCYIVILICALAAGGSEGRKSTEELLLGYGVDPATSKIDEHTAELLRVNCGYDLTHMDIAVEDIDVFVPDETSSSSNEILRRGQSLSKENIQKAINVLQPQMRQIHFDCLRKNLHYISGEEDSFEKWYTKYFRFLLGRSDVPVASRQSLGRELQQSIAEAPSPAPKIESPMSNTAPSSSEAPSDNPARPPSASFFPPSFNDSSLQPSDGENSSSPDSGSNVQSNKQSSNHKSVVIAVVITAAGTFVFAALLFLCCQKCRNGSGVRRNDERPLLSLSLSEFSVGSSHKSFPFSNTIGKEKFDNQSFSTHLDHNKRPLSSDSSLYVESNFVNGSLAETPSVGAIGGVAKFSAESSDISGYLNAEVLPPLKPPPGRSDVGPPEPSSSLKLPPGRAGPPLPPSHPPPEPPPFPKPPFGGGASPSGPPPPPPPISHASKPGPRPPPPPKGALPPPRPPQAMAMGSKVPPPSSLGSNHASNAASSETGAPKTKLKPFFWDKVLANPDHSMVWHQIKSGSFQFNEEMIEALFGYAPPDKGKSERKKDSSTQDALVPYIQIIDSKKAQNLSILLRALNVTTEEVCDALQEGNELPIEFLETLLKMAPTAEEELKLRLFSGELSQLGPAERFLKVLVDIPFAFKRVDSLLFMSSLQDDVSMTKESFATLEVACQELRSSRLFLKLLEAVLKTGNRMNDGTFRGGAQAFKLDTLLKLSDVKGTDGKTTLLHFVVQEIIRSEGVRAARAARESRSISSIKSDDLLEDSSHDSEESYCSLGLEAISRLGSELGNVKKAAVLDADCLAGSVAKLRKGLGKAMDFLNSDMKNIDENNGFHQILRSFVQHAEIDIMLLEGEEKRIGALVKSTADYFHGNAGKDEGLRLFAIVRDFLIMLDKVCREVRDSQRRAVKSHKDVPTMQPSPDTRQPEPPSPDLRQQLFPAITERRMDNSSSDDESP